The Nostoc sp. 'Peltigera membranacea cyanobiont' N6 genome contains the following window.
GATGTCCTGCAATTCTGTATCTTGTTGTTCGCCAACTCGCGCCTCTAGCGAGAAAGGTTGACGAGCCAAATACAAACATTCTCTAACTTGGCTAGGTGTCAAAGATAACGCAGTCGCAATTTCAGCAGTTGTGGGAACGCGACCCAGTTGTTGAGATAATTCTCGCTGTACCCGTTTAATTTTGTTCAGTTTCTCAAAGACGTGGATCGGTAAACGAATAGTTCGTCCTTGTTGAGCGATCGCTCGCGTGATTCCTTGACGAATCCACCAGTAAGCGTAGGTAGAAAACTTATAACCAAGAGCAGGATCAAATTTATCCACTCCTCGCTCTAAACCCAAAGTCCCTTCTTGAATTAGATCCATAAATTCCAGATTGCGGTGCTGGTATTTCTTCGCCACAGCCACCACCAACCGGAGATTAGCCTGAATCATCTTTTTCTTGGCTTGGTGTCCTTGACTTAACTGTTGCTCTAGTACCTCAACACCTAACTCCACCCGATCTGCCCATTCTTGTAGCGTGGGTTCGTGGTCTAATTTCATAGCCAATTCTTCTTTAGCAGCTAAGAAATTCATCATCAGCTGCACTTGTTGGGCAAAAATAACCTCTTGTTCGCGAGTCAACAAATCTACACGCCCGATCTCTTGCAGATAACTACGCACAATATCATCTGTAGCTCGAGGTTTTTTATCTGCGGCTAAACTTTTTTTCTTCGTTTTTTGAACTTCGGTAGGTGGAGATGTTAAGTTGCTCATGGTTATTTGCTCCTCTGTAACCTCT
Protein-coding sequences here:
- a CDS encoding RNA polymerase sigma factor, RpoD/SigA family encodes the protein MSNLTSPPTEVQKTKKKSLAADKKPRATDDIVRSYLQEIGRVDLLTREQEVIFAQQVQLMMNFLAAKEELAMKLDHEPTLQEWADRVELGVEVLEQQLSQGHQAKKKMIQANLRLVVAVAKKYQHRNLEFMDLIQEGTLGLERGVDKFDPALGYKFSTYAYWWIRQGITRAIAQQGRTIRLPIHVFEKLNKIKRVQRELSQQLGRVPTTAEIATALSLTPSQVRECLYLARQPFSLEARVGEQQDTELQDILEDDGPSPEDYAVEESLHQDLHDLLAKLSPQQREILTLRFGLTDGYELSLAQIGDRMGISRERVRQIEQKALSLLRRQKEQVRSYLAS